The following proteins are encoded in a genomic region of Flavobacteriales bacterium:
- a CDS encoding tyrosine-type recombinase/integrase, which translates to MIEQFKIWTFLKKSKVNYENKHPIYFRIYLNGKKFEKSTGLWCNIKNWNKKSQLSRKNHKTNLKLEKLKSEIYESLNNLMDEKKSIDIIDLKNRLNKKTHTPTLIHLVDKHNNEMSLQVPKKYSKGTLKNYFTLRKHLLAFITKSGINQKIKSINHRFVKEFENYLLTNTFNNVNGSIKVLQNLKKITNQALAYGLINEDPFALIKFKKQPFKRGYLSKQEIERIEGIEVIKTTNLVKDLFLFSCFTGLSFRDISLLKTKDINFENDNSIWIKKAREKTKTIYMVPLINRAKEILSKYYIKENIFVFKSITNQTLNLHLKKIVENCEINKKVTFHMARHTFATTITLNNNVPIETVSKMLGHSRIRTTQIYAHILENKISHDMKNIMDF; encoded by the coding sequence ATGATTGAACAATTTAAAATTTGGACATTTCTTAAGAAATCTAAAGTAAATTATGAAAATAAACACCCAATCTACTTTAGAATTTATCTCAATGGTAAAAAGTTTGAAAAAAGTACAGGTCTTTGGTGTAACATAAAAAATTGGAATAAAAAATCACAACTCTCTAGAAAAAATCATAAAACTAATCTGAAATTAGAAAAACTAAAATCTGAAATCTACGAATCATTAAATAATTTAATGGATGAAAAAAAGTCAATAGATATTATTGATTTAAAAAACAGATTAAATAAAAAAACCCATACTCCAACTCTAATACATTTAGTTGATAAACACAATAATGAGATGAGTCTACAAGTTCCAAAAAAATACTCAAAAGGAACATTAAAAAATTACTTTACACTCAGAAAACACTTACTAGCATTTATTACTAAAAGTGGAATAAATCAAAAAATTAAATCCATCAATCATAGATTTGTAAAAGAATTTGAAAACTACTTATTAACTAATACTTTCAATAATGTTAATGGAAGCATTAAAGTGCTACAAAATCTTAAAAAGATAACAAATCAAGCACTAGCTTATGGTTTAATTAATGAGGATCCTTTTGCTTTAATTAAGTTTAAAAAACAGCCATTTAAAAGAGGTTATCTTTCAAAACAAGAAATTGAAAGAATTGAAGGAATAGAAGTTATTAAAACAACAAATCTAGTCAAAGATCTATTTTTATTTTCTTGCTTCACTGGACTTAGCTTTAGAGACATTTCACTTTTAAAAACAAAGGATATTAACTTTGAAAATGATAATTCCATATGGATAAAAAAAGCTAGAGAGAAAACAAAAACAATCTACATGGTCCCTTTAATAAATAGAGCAAAAGAAATATTAAGTAAATACTACATCAAAGAAAATATATTTGTCTTTAAATCTATTACTAATCAAACGCTTAACCTTCACCTTAAGAAAATAGTTGAAAATTGTGAAATCAATAAAAAAGTAACCTTCCATATGGCTAGACATACTTTTGCAACAACAATTACTTTAAATAATAATGTTCCTATTGAGACAGTGTCTAAAATGCTTGGCCATAGTAGAATTCGAACTACACAGATATATGCTCATATTTTAGAAAATAAAATAAGTCATGATATGAAAAATATCATGGATTTTTAA
- a CDS encoding ABC transporter permease, protein MEQRDFSFKKYAWQQFKKNKPALISLYILIALVFIALFAPIIANDQPLYCKYKGETFYPAFSTLVNPSKLDSVVNPETGLTEVLQFDITDWRKLELEKVVWAPIPYSPDKGDRYNREYVSPFDEQRYKNSENEIVAIPNRLRHIMGTDNIGRDLASGLIHGTRISLLVGVLAMGIASIIGVFLGALAGFFGDRNLLMPRSKYYFTLFGIFLAFFYGFGVRKYTLANAFTSGNGIWELVISLLLIAAIIVGMRLLSRLFKFGWLAKEVSVPIDTFVSRGIEILNSIPRLILIITISAIFVRSIWLIMVIIGLTSWTGIARFTRAEFLRIRELEYVQAAKSLGYSNFRAIAKHALPNALAPVFVSIAFGVASAILIESSLSFLGIGVPDDVVTWGSLLNLGRQEFEAWWLVMFPGFAIFLTITIYNLIGEGLRDALDPRLKS, encoded by the coding sequence ATGGAACAAAGAGATTTTTCATTTAAAAAATACGCTTGGCAGCAGTTCAAGAAAAACAAACCTGCTCTCATTTCTTTATACATTCTGATAGCATTGGTTTTTATAGCCTTGTTTGCACCTATAATAGCCAACGATCAGCCCTTGTATTGTAAATATAAAGGAGAAACGTTTTATCCTGCATTTTCTACTTTGGTTAATCCATCTAAGTTGGATTCTGTGGTTAATCCCGAAACAGGTCTTACCGAAGTTCTTCAGTTTGATATTACCGACTGGAGGAAGTTAGAGCTTGAAAAGGTCGTGTGGGCACCGATACCTTATTCTCCAGATAAGGGTGATAGGTACAATAGAGAATACGTTTCTCCATTTGACGAACAACGTTATAAAAACAGTGAAAACGAGATTGTAGCTATTCCTAATCGATTGCGACATATTATGGGTACAGATAACATTGGTCGTGATTTAGCTTCTGGACTAATTCACGGTACTCGTATATCTTTACTTGTAGGTGTATTAGCTATGGGTATAGCAAGTATTATAGGTGTTTTCTTAGGTGCTTTAGCTGGGTTTTTTGGCGATAGAAACCTATTGATGCCACGCTCTAAGTATTACTTTACCTTATTTGGTATTTTCTTAGCTTTCTTTTATGGCTTTGGAGTAAGAAAATACACATTAGCTAATGCCTTTACTTCTGGTAACGGTATTTGGGAGTTGGTCATTAGTTTACTATTAATTGCTGCCATTATTGTAGGTATGCGATTATTATCTCGATTATTTAAATTCGGTTGGTTAGCCAAAGAAGTTAGTGTGCCAATTGATACTTTTGTATCTAGAGGTATTGAGATTTTAAACTCCATTCCTAGATTAATTCTAATCATTACTATATCGGCTATTTTTGTGAGAAGTATATGGCTTATAATGGTGATTATTGGTCTTACTTCTTGGACTGGTATTGCCCGTTTTACTCGTGCTGAATTTCTAAGAATTAGAGAGTTAGAATACGTTCAAGCTGCTAAGTCACTAGGATATTCTAATTTTAGAGCTATTGCTAAACATGCTTTACCAAATGCCTTAGCGCCTGTTTTTGTGTCTATCGCTTTCGGTGTAGCCTCAGCAATCCTTATAGAAAGTTCTTTATCTTTTCTTGGAATAGGTGTGCCAGACGATGTTGTAACTTGGGGTTCTTTGTTGAATTTAGGGCGTCAAGAGTTTGAAGCATGGTGGTTAGTAATGTTTCCAGGTTTCGCTATTTTCCTAACGATAACAATCTATAATCTGATAGGTGAGGGGCTTAGAGATGCTCTTGACCCTAGATTAAAGAGTTAA
- a CDS encoding ABC transporter permease subunit, whose amino-acid sequence MLKYLAKRILIFIPTLLAISLLAFIISISAPADPVEKLSSSADKEGAANQQSNATKKTKQELRKKLGLDLPVFYFSFGSVSDCDTLFKLADKDHSACLSELSHYYGNWEDVSIYFHQLNKAQFSHSNLVLDDIFEQNKDTNGRPAYSKNEINDVITESNFEINSMLETANPNVIASKFNSLDILYSKYSFLSPVKNEFEKAKVLYDKMLSQQSSWKSYIPKIIWYGSKNQYHFWLFGDGKQRKGVVRGDFGYSYIDSQPINTKIWSKVWISFSFSLLSVIFAYIISIPLGIYSAYKKDTKFDRITSIVVFVLYSMPGFFIGVLLLYTFANPDTLRWFPVSGIQDPTLYDPSWSMLEKIQHRIPYFILPLITYTYSSFAFLSRIMRVGVIDVFGQDYIRTARAKGLGEGKVVMKHALRNSLLPIITVFANIFPLAIGGSVIIETIFTIPGMGFEIYSSILNSDYPMIVAVFTIIGFLTMIGYLVADILYAVVDPRISYK is encoded by the coding sequence ATGTTAAAATATTTAGCTAAAAGAATACTCATATTTATACCTACATTGTTAGCCATTTCATTATTGGCTTTCATTATAAGTATAAGCGCACCTGCTGATCCTGTAGAAAAACTGTCTAGTTCTGCCGATAAGGAAGGAGCGGCTAATCAGCAATCTAATGCCACTAAAAAGACTAAGCAAGAGTTGAGAAAAAAATTAGGACTTGATTTACCTGTTTTTTACTTCAGTTTTGGTTCAGTAAGCGATTGCGATACCTTGTTCAAGTTAGCCGATAAAGATCATTCTGCTTGTTTAAGTGAGTTGTCTCATTATTATGGTAATTGGGAAGATGTATCCATTTATTTTCATCAGCTTAACAAAGCCCAATTCAGTCATTCTAATCTAGTGTTAGATGATATATTTGAGCAAAATAAAGATACTAACGGTCGCCCGGCCTACTCTAAAAACGAAATTAACGATGTAATTACGGAATCTAACTTTGAAATCAATTCAATGTTGGAAACAGCAAACCCTAACGTCATAGCGTCAAAGTTCAATTCATTAGATATTTTGTATAGCAAGTATTCCTTTTTATCTCCTGTAAAAAATGAGTTTGAAAAGGCTAAGGTATTGTATGATAAGATGCTTAGTCAGCAATCGTCTTGGAAAAGCTATATTCCTAAAATCATTTGGTACGGTTCAAAAAATCAATATCACTTTTGGTTATTTGGTGACGGCAAACAACGTAAAGGTGTTGTTAGAGGAGATTTTGGCTATTCATACATAGATAGTCAGCCCATCAACACTAAAATATGGAGTAAGGTATGGATTTCCTTTTCTTTCTCTTTATTATCGGTCATCTTTGCCTACATTATAAGTATTCCATTAGGTATTTATTCTGCTTATAAAAAAGACACTAAATTCGATAGGATTACTTCAATTGTAGTCTTTGTATTGTACTCTATGCCAGGTTTCTTTATTGGTGTTTTATTGCTTTATACCTTTGCTAATCCAGACACCCTAAGGTGGTTCCCTGTTTCAGGGATTCAAGACCCTACTTTGTACGACCCTTCTTGGTCTATGTTAGAAAAAATTCAACATAGAATACCGTATTTTATCTTACCTCTAATCACATATACTTATAGCTCCTTTGCATTTTTAAGTAGAATTATGCGAGTTGGTGTAATAGATGTTTTTGGACAAGATTACATACGTACTGCTCGAGCTAAAGGTCTAGGAGAAGGTAAGGTTGTTATGAAACACGCTTTAAGAAACTCATTATTACCGATTATTACTGTATTTGCTAATATCTTTCCACTAGCTATTGGAGGTTCAGTCATTATAGAAACGATATTTACTATCCCAGGTATGGGATTTGAGATATACAGCTCAATACTTAATTCAGACTATCCAATGATAGTTGCCGTATTTACTATTATTGGTTTTCTAACTATGATTGGTTATTTAGTAGCCGATATCCTTTATGCAGTTGTTGACCCTAGAATTTCTTACAAATAA
- a CDS encoding ABC transporter substrate-binding protein, with product MLNKILTILITVITLSACVDSRDLSQNIVVAHISSNPDGLHPYNDNSVMRSFIFEHTQKTLVKLDVSSLEYIPSLAKSLPEISDDGLLYHYELRDDVRWDDGSELTAEDIEFTAKLQLCPLTDNANVRGNYTSVIKDIILYPNEPKKFTMVAFGKNVTNANIFSEVYVQQKSHWDSEGVLDDLTFENIHSDNFKEKKEWSDWFNAFNHGDNRYQPEKLVGLGPYQISEWESGSYIIASRKDNWWGDNDTLIYNQNFPEEIIFKIITDDASVFLSLKSEGLDATNRVGTSKLFKLQKHDYFNQNYHSAFLDQYSYYYAGLNMRPDGIKRKEFFTDVRVRRAMAHLVPVDEIVEVLLHGEGSRQVAQLSNLKKNYNDTLQLIELNLDKAKRLLDDAGWIDTDDNNIRDKIVNGEKLQLSFELSYMSGAASKETALMIKESMWRAGVEVKPNPMDFTLFYKNAQEHDFDMMLGGWGGSASYSNPYQLWHTSSWANKGSNFCGFGDAYSDSLIDAANSAIDPETHRDAIWQLQAKIYQDQPYVFMYSPKRKIVIHKRFDNADMYYEKPGFVLHNFNLKESFKTKVPMP from the coding sequence ATGTTGAATAAGATACTTACTATCCTAATTACGGTGATTACTCTGTCTGCCTGTGTAGATAGTCGAGATTTGTCACAAAATATTGTCGTTGCTCACATTTCATCAAACCCTGATGGTTTGCACCCCTATAACGATAATTCAGTCATGCGTTCTTTCATTTTTGAGCATACACAAAAAACTTTAGTAAAGTTAGATGTTAGTTCTTTAGAATATATTCCATCTTTAGCTAAATCGTTACCAGAAATTTCTGATGATGGACTCTTGTATCACTACGAGTTGAGAGACGATGTAAGATGGGATGATGGTAGTGAATTAACTGCTGAAGATATTGAGTTTACTGCTAAATTACAGTTATGCCCACTTACTGACAATGCTAATGTAAGAGGAAATTATACTTCTGTTATTAAAGACATTATTCTTTACCCTAATGAGCCAAAGAAATTTACTATGGTAGCTTTTGGCAAGAATGTAACCAACGCTAATATTTTTTCTGAAGTGTATGTTCAGCAAAAATCCCATTGGGATTCAGAGGGTGTTTTAGACGATTTAACATTTGAAAATATTCACAGTGATAATTTCAAAGAAAAGAAAGAATGGTCGGATTGGTTTAATGCTTTTAACCACGGAGATAACCGCTATCAGCCTGAAAAACTTGTTGGTTTAGGACCTTATCAAATTAGCGAGTGGGAGTCGGGTTCTTATATCATTGCATCTAGAAAGGACAATTGGTGGGGTGACAATGATACCCTTATTTATAACCAAAATTTTCCTGAGGAAATCATTTTTAAGATTATCACTGATGATGCATCGGTCTTTTTATCTTTGAAGAGTGAGGGTTTAGACGCTACCAACAGAGTAGGTACTTCTAAACTATTCAAATTACAAAAACACGATTATTTTAACCAGAATTATCATTCTGCCTTTTTAGATCAATACTCATACTATTATGCTGGTTTGAATATGCGCCCTGACGGTATCAAGCGCAAAGAATTCTTTACTGACGTTAGAGTACGTAGAGCGATGGCTCACCTAGTTCCTGTTGATGAAATTGTAGAAGTGCTATTGCACGGAGAAGGTTCAAGACAAGTGGCTCAATTATCTAATCTTAAGAAGAACTATAACGATACACTTCAATTGATAGAATTGAATTTAGATAAAGCTAAACGTTTGCTAGATGATGCGGGTTGGATTGATACAGATGATAACAACATAAGAGATAAAATTGTAAATGGTGAAAAACTACAATTGAGTTTTGAACTGAGTTATATGAGTGGTGCAGCTTCTAAAGAAACAGCACTTATGATTAAAGAAAGTATGTGGAGAGCTGGAGTTGAAGTTAAGCCTAACCCTATGGACTTTACTTTGTTTTATAAGAACGCTCAAGAACACGATTTTGATATGATGCTAGGAGGTTGGGGAGGTTCAGCGTCTTATTCTAATCCCTATCAATTGTGGCATACTTCATCCTGGGCAAACAAGGGTTCTAATTTCTGTGGCTTTGGTGATGCTTACAGCGATTCCCTAATTGATGCTGCCAATTCTGCCATTGATCCTGAAACTCACCGTGATGCTATTTGGCAATTACAAGCAAAGATATACCAAGATCAACCTTATGTTTTTATGTACAGCCCAAAACGTAAAATAGTAATACATAAACGTTTTGATAATGCCGATATGTATTATGAAAAACCAGGCTTTGTTCTGCATAATTTTAACCTAAAAGAAAGCTTTAAGACTAAAGTCCCAATGCCCTAA
- the cdaA gene encoding diadenylate cyclase CdaA: protein MDFLEFNILDILDILLVAFLLFQLYKLIKGTVAIRIFMGIAAIYLLWKLVEALQMDLLSEILGQFIGVGVLAVIIVFQQELRRFLLMIGNTKFFSKDGVLKFNWINDETAAEVQISAIVKACDEMAKTKTGAIIVITRENGLPNYIETGELINAKTSNIFLQSIFFKNSPLHDGAVIITGDTIKAARCVLPTIENDSFPSNLGMRHRAAAGITENTDSIAIIVSEEKGKISVALKGVLEISLSADQLKEFLQKELHQ from the coding sequence ATGGATTTCTTAGAATTTAACATACTCGATATCTTAGACATATTATTGGTAGCTTTTCTGCTATTTCAATTGTACAAATTGATTAAAGGAACTGTTGCTATTCGAATTTTTATGGGTATTGCAGCTATATACCTTCTGTGGAAACTCGTTGAGGCTCTACAAATGGATCTTTTAAGTGAAATTCTAGGGCAGTTTATTGGCGTTGGGGTATTAGCTGTTATCATTGTGTTTCAACAAGAACTCAGACGTTTTTTACTGATGATAGGTAACACTAAATTTTTCTCTAAAGATGGGGTTTTAAAATTCAACTGGATAAACGATGAAACAGCTGCAGAAGTTCAAATTTCTGCTATCGTTAAGGCTTGTGATGAAATGGCCAAAACAAAAACAGGTGCTATTATCGTTATAACTAGAGAAAATGGATTACCTAACTATATTGAAACTGGCGAGTTAATTAACGCTAAAACGTCTAACATCTTCTTACAAAGTATTTTTTTTAAAAATAGTCCATTGCACGATGGAGCGGTCATCATCACTGGCGATACTATAAAAGCAGCACGTTGCGTTCTTCCAACAATAGAAAATGATAGCTTCCCTTCTAATTTAGGTATGCGACATAGAGCTGCGGCAGGTATCACAGAAAATACGGACTCAATAGCAATTATTGTTTCTGAAGAAAAAGGTAAAATATCTGTAGCCCTAAAAGGAGTGCTAGAAATTAGCTTATCTGCTGACCAACTTAAAGAATTCCTCCAAAAAGAATTACACCAATAA